Proteins encoded together in one Acidobacteriota bacterium window:
- the hpnE gene encoding hydroxysqualene dehydroxylase HpnE: MNGHAFDVIVIGGGVAGLSAAAALTDQGARVLVVEARPVLGGRASSHRDPATDEIVDNGQHILLGCYRESFAFLKRIGAESAVRLQPSLEVPLVDPAGVRTTLKCPALPAPFHLLAGLLAWNALSWADRLSALRMAPVVRRAQQQLRGRPGRIAASPEETVENWLVRHGQRPRLREMLWEPLALAALNQPADEAAAPPFARVLAEMFGSDRQASALGFPARSLVETYAAPARQYVESRGGAVHTNALATVIVEGGRAMGVRVRSGEEHRAGAVVSAVPWFALANLFDSPPPELADVVACAGRMGAYPIVTVNLWFDRRVLDTPFVGLPGRAMQWIFATRLIVGEAASRLSLVSSGASEIVSRGNHEVVALAVAELRDGVPAARGATLKHATVVRERRATFSLAPGQPRRPGAETGLAGFLLAGDWTDTGLPGTIESAAASGHVAAKLIGRN, translated from the coding sequence ATGAACGGCCACGCGTTCGACGTGATTGTCATCGGCGGCGGCGTGGCAGGGCTCAGCGCCGCCGCGGCGCTCACCGATCAGGGTGCCCGCGTGCTGGTTGTCGAAGCGCGCCCCGTCCTCGGCGGCCGGGCGTCTTCGCACCGTGATCCCGCCACGGACGAAATCGTCGACAACGGCCAGCACATCCTCCTCGGGTGCTATCGCGAGTCGTTTGCCTTTCTCAAGCGAATCGGGGCCGAATCAGCTGTCCGCCTGCAGCCGTCGCTGGAAGTGCCGTTGGTCGACCCGGCCGGCGTGCGGACGACTCTGAAGTGCCCCGCATTGCCGGCGCCGTTTCACTTGCTTGCCGGTTTGCTGGCTTGGAACGCGTTGTCGTGGGCCGATCGGCTGTCGGCGCTCAGGATGGCGCCCGTCGTCAGGCGGGCGCAGCAGCAACTGCGCGGCCGCCCAGGCAGGATCGCGGCGTCACCGGAAGAGACCGTCGAGAACTGGCTTGTCCGCCATGGACAGCGCCCCCGCCTCCGCGAGATGTTGTGGGAGCCGCTGGCGCTGGCCGCGCTCAATCAGCCCGCCGACGAAGCCGCGGCGCCGCCGTTCGCAAGAGTACTCGCGGAGATGTTCGGCAGCGACCGACAGGCCTCCGCGCTCGGGTTCCCCGCGCGGTCGCTGGTCGAGACGTATGCCGCGCCCGCCCGGCAGTACGTCGAATCGAGAGGCGGGGCTGTGCACACAAACGCCCTCGCGACCGTGATCGTTGAGGGCGGGCGAGCGATGGGTGTGCGCGTCCGGAGCGGAGAGGAGCATCGCGCTGGTGCCGTCGTGTCGGCCGTGCCGTGGTTCGCACTCGCCAATCTGTTCGACTCGCCGCCGCCGGAACTTGCGGATGTCGTCGCATGCGCCGGCCGGATGGGAGCGTATCCGATCGTGACCGTGAATCTCTGGTTCGATCGACGCGTGCTCGATACCCCCTTCGTCGGATTGCCCGGGCGGGCGATGCAGTGGATCTTCGCGACGCGCCTGATCGTCGGCGAGGCCGCGAGCCGGTTGTCGTTGGTCTCGAGCGGCGCGTCCGAGATCGTGTCGCGCGGCAATCACGAGGTGGTAGCGCTGGCCGTCGCAGAACTGCGGGACGGGGTGCCGGCCGCACGCGGCGCGACGCTGAAGCATGCGACCGTCGTGCGGGAACGGCGCGCCACATTCTCGCTCGCGCCAGGCCAGCCGCGCCGCCCCGGCGCGGAGACCGGGCTCGCCGGATTCCTCCTGGCGGGCGATTGGACCGACACGGGTTTGCCGGGTACCATTGAGAGCGCCGCCGCGAGCGGACACGTTGCGGCGAAGCTGATCGGGCGCAATTAA
- the hpnD gene encoding presqualene diphosphate synthase HpnD: MARRDTSFYYSFVVLPSDQRRAIVAVWDFCRAVDDAVDEKAGMADRAAARAAAAAELAKWRRELAALFEGGPVDSTVALNLRPHVHVFNLPRRAFEDVIDGVEMDLDERRYATFDDLRQYCHRVASAVGLICIEIFGYKDARCREYALNLGVALQLTNILRDVGKDLGVGRLYLPQEDLVRFGVTEDALRAGVVSEPVRNLLVFEAERTREYYRHAARALPPIDARRLVAARIMGAIYFDLLRRIERSGYAVFGAPLRATRGRKALIAATVWTQSMLGMPVERSLAGSHPK; the protein is encoded by the coding sequence ATGGCCCGTCGCGACACCAGCTTCTACTACTCGTTCGTCGTGCTGCCGTCCGACCAGCGACGCGCGATCGTCGCGGTGTGGGACTTCTGTAGGGCCGTAGACGATGCAGTCGATGAGAAAGCGGGAATGGCTGACCGGGCGGCGGCCAGAGCAGCAGCGGCGGCGGAGCTCGCAAAGTGGCGTCGCGAACTCGCGGCGTTGTTCGAGGGCGGGCCGGTCGACTCGACCGTCGCGCTGAATCTCAGGCCGCACGTCCATGTGTTCAACCTGCCGCGCAGGGCGTTCGAAGACGTGATCGACGGTGTGGAAATGGACCTCGACGAGCGCAGGTATGCGACCTTCGACGATCTCCGTCAATACTGCCACCGCGTAGCGTCGGCCGTCGGCCTGATATGCATCGAGATCTTCGGCTACAAAGATGCCCGCTGCCGGGAATACGCGCTCAACCTCGGCGTGGCGCTCCAGTTGACCAACATCCTGAGAGATGTCGGAAAGGACCTGGGTGTCGGCAGGCTCTACCTGCCGCAGGAGGATCTGGTCCGGTTCGGCGTGACTGAGGACGCGTTGCGCGCCGGCGTCGTATCCGAGCCGGTACGGAATCTTCTGGTGTTCGAGGCAGAACGGACGCGCGAGTACTACCGGCACGCCGCTCGCGCGCTTCCCCCGATTGACGCCCGGCGTCTTGTGGCCGCGCGCATCATGGGCGCTATCTACTTTGATCTCCTGCGGCGGATCGAGCGCAGCGGGTACGCCGTGTTTGGCGCGCCCCTTCGCGCCACGCGCGGGCGCAAGGCTCTGATTGCCGCCACGGTGTGGACACAGTCGATGCTGGGCATGCCCGTCGAACGCTCCCTCGCCGGCTCACACCCGAAATGA
- the thiI gene encoding tRNA 4-thiouridine(8) synthase ThiI, with protein MNSIIVHYQEIALKGRNRPYFIAKLVRNLRRQTADIGVQDVRALMGRIEIVLGPLAEYQRVEERLHHVFGIANFSKAGRVALDFEVLCQAILADLEGHPPVTFRVNAKRGDKRFPMTSPEVEREIGGRIVEALGWKVKLDRPELSVNVELLSSQAFYSWGKQKGAGGMPTGVSGRVACLLSGGIDSPVAAWRLMKRGCTVVPIHFHSYPFVTRASQEKVREIVEILTRYQMKTTLKLVPFGELQRQIVLSVPPPLRVVIYRRMMLRIAERLARDTRARALVTGEVIGQVASQTLENLTVIAAATQMPILRPLVGMDKEEIIVEAQRIGTYEISIVPDQDCCQLFTPRSPETHARGWQVDAVEARLPVQDMVASAIEATVTESFEFPERLPGAEPDPLR; from the coding sequence ATGAACTCGATCATCGTTCACTACCAGGAGATCGCGCTGAAGGGGCGCAACCGGCCCTACTTCATCGCGAAGCTCGTCCGGAACCTGCGCAGGCAGACAGCCGACATCGGCGTGCAGGACGTGCGGGCGCTCATGGGCCGGATCGAGATCGTGCTCGGACCGTTGGCAGAGTACCAGCGCGTCGAGGAGCGGCTTCACCACGTCTTCGGCATCGCGAATTTCTCGAAGGCCGGACGGGTCGCCCTCGATTTCGAGGTCCTCTGCCAGGCGATCCTGGCCGATTTGGAGGGCCACCCGCCGGTGACGTTCCGGGTCAACGCGAAGCGCGGCGACAAGCGCTTTCCGATGACCTCTCCGGAAGTCGAACGCGAGATCGGCGGGCGTATTGTCGAAGCGCTCGGGTGGAAGGTGAAGCTCGACCGCCCGGAGCTGTCAGTCAACGTCGAACTGCTGTCGAGTCAGGCGTTCTACTCGTGGGGAAAACAGAAGGGCGCCGGCGGCATGCCGACCGGCGTCAGCGGGCGCGTAGCCTGCCTGTTGTCGGGCGGGATCGATTCCCCGGTCGCGGCCTGGCGGCTGATGAAGCGCGGGTGCACGGTTGTGCCCATCCACTTTCACAGTTATCCGTTCGTCACGCGCGCATCGCAGGAGAAGGTGCGTGAGATCGTCGAGATTCTGACGCGGTACCAGATGAAGACCACGCTGAAGCTCGTGCCGTTCGGCGAGTTGCAGCGGCAGATTGTGCTGAGCGTGCCGCCCCCGCTTCGAGTCGTGATCTACCGGCGCATGATGCTGCGCATCGCCGAGCGGCTTGCGCGGGACACTCGCGCCAGGGCACTGGTCACCGGCGAAGTCATCGGACAGGTGGCGTCGCAGACCCTCGAGAATCTCACCGTGATTGCGGCGGCGACCCAGATGCCGATTCTGAGACCGCTCGTTGGCATGGACAAGGAAGAGATCATCGTCGAGGCCCAGCGCATCGGGACCTACGAGATCTCAATCGTGCCCGACCAGGACTGCTGCCAGTTGTTCACGCCGCGCAGCCCCGAGACCCACGCGCGCGGCTGGCAGGTCGATGCGGTAGAGGCTCGACTGCCGGTTCAGGACATGGTCGCCTCCGCCATCGAGGCCACGGTGACAGAGAGCTTCGAGTTTCCGGAGCGCCTGCCAGGCGCCGAACCTGATCCGCTAAGATAG